Within Bdellovibrio bacteriovorus HD100, the genomic segment GTGACCTTAAAACGGCCGCCATTAAAAAGACCGTTGAAATCATTCAAAAAAAAGGCGAAGCCGATTTTACCTTGCGTGAGATCGCCCAAAGCCTCAAAGTGAGCCACACCGCTGTTTACCGCCATTTTAAATCCAAGCAGGATCTGCTGTCCCATATCGCCGAAGAAGGTTTTCATAATCTGAATCAGGCCTTCAGCACTGAAATCGCCAAAGCGCGCAGTCCCCGTCAGAAGCTTTCCGCCTTGGGGCGCGCTTACATTGAGTTTGCCCTTTCCCATAGCGGCCACTATCGCAGCATGTTTCACCAGGAACTTCGCTGCGCCAAAGATCAGCGTCCCGAGCTGGAAGAAGTCGGCCTGCGTTCGTTCTCTATTTTGGTGGAATGCCTGCAAGAGGGAATGAAATCCCAGGTCTTCAGAAAGACCGACGCCCTGATCGCCGCTCGCTCCGTCTGGTCTGGCATTCATGGGTTTTCTGTATTGATGATCGATGGGCAGTTTCAAAGCCTGCAAAGCAGAACCTCGGTGGCCGAGGCGATCGAACAGCACCTGGCATTCCTGGAGCGTTCACTGCTAAAATAGAAAAAGGGTCTTTCGACCCTTTTATCAGACTATTTTACCGTGTCGTCACTGTCACCCAAGTCATCATCCCCGTCATCGTCCCGCCCCACATTGGACTCGGACTCAAGACCCTTGGTAAAGCAGGTGTAAATATCCGAAGCTGAGGCATCAATCAGCGGGCATGGATTAACAGCAGCAAAACGATTCTGCTCATCAATCACTGTGTCACTGGAAATGCCGGACAAATCGATTTTCTTAAACAGATTCGCAATCTGAATGCTCATCAGAATACTGGAGTTCTCGGACAACGAGACACCGTTGGAGCCACCCAGCTCATACTCATAACCCTCGCGACTGGAGATCGAGAAGGCATGTCCATTGACCGTACCATTCCAGTAGATACTTTTATTGAGCATCTGCGCCGGAGCCGCCGCTGGAAGCGTGTCCGTATTATGAAGCTGCATTTTTATCCGACGCAGAGTTGAGGTGCCAATTCGAGCCTGCCCAAAGGATTCTGGCTGCGAAGTCAAAAGATCGACAACGAAAGGTCCTTCGAAACTGATCTCGTCCCCGTCCACTTCATCCTGACCGGCGACCTCTGTGGCTTTAAATTCCACTTCCTTCACGGCAATCCACGCGTGGCTGAGTGTGACCACAAGCCCCCCGGAATCCTGAAGAGCCGGTGGAGGCAAGGCCATCGCCGGCTTCAGCAAAAACTCCAGCCAAGGTAGACGGAATCGTGACGACTGCGCTGTCAGCGTCGCTGGCGCGGAAGACGCCGTCAGCTTAAAGCTGACCAAAGGATTCCCCGTACTGGTGCCACCCTTGCTGCTTTGCTGACAGGAGGTCAGCATAAGGGCGGCGCCTGTGATGGCAGTTAAAACTAATTTCATATCTTTATTCTCCCACACTTCCGTCTTTTACAGAGGAATTTTGCGTCAACGGGAAGGCCGTCAACTCAATGTGATATACTTCCATACCCTTTTGAACTGTGGAATTTTCCACACGCTCCAGGTCATTCAAGGCCTTTTTTAGAATTCCCTGCACCAGTTCGAACTGATCACGGGTGATCGCCGTCGTGTGCCCCAAAAGAAGTCGGTCCGCCCGGGGGACCTCTTCGATAGACACCTTGGCCCAGTCGAGCATCTGGCGATGAAACTCCCCTAACGAGATCTTAAAGACCCCTTCGTGACAGTCCAGCTGCTTTTGCACGACGAGATATTTTCCATCGGCATTCTTTTCAATAAATTTGAACTGGACCAGGAAAGCCAAGGCCTCCTCAATTTCCTTCTGGGAAATCCGGCCCCGCAGTCTGTCCTGAATCCAGGCCGGGTCTTCTTTAAAATCCGCTGTGTTCACCAGCTCTCTGATCGCGACATAGTACCAGCGACTCAAATACTGATGCACTTCCAGTTCCAACTGATGTGATTCCCGATAGTCTTTCAGCCTTTGCAGCTCGGTCAGAGCCTTCACACGGTCCTTTGGATCTTCAGATTCTGCAATCACCTGAAGAAGCTCCAGGTATCTGGCCTCTTTGGGTGTCAACATCAGATGGGGCAGCAGCTTTACAAAGGATCTCTTGCTGAGCTTTCTCTTGCGGGAAAAACACATAGGCAGGTAGCCGGAGGCCATCCCGGCCTCCTTTGCCACCTGACGAAGACTGAATCCTTTTTCTCGAACCTTGAGATAGTCTATCCAGTCTATCAAAAATTCCAGGTAGTCATGATATTCCTGTATCAAAGGTTTCTTAACTACCGTCGCCATAACAATTCCTTGCTGAATTAGTCTTCCACTTCATCTTCATGCTCTTCGATCTCGCAGTCACCATCATCGTCTTTTCCGAGCTTGCCGGCGGCTTCAAGACCTTTGCGGAAGCATGTGTACAAATCCTGCGCTGAAGAGTCGATGAGCGGACAAAGATTCACACCCGCGACTCTGTTGCTCGAAGTGATATTCACGTTGGAGGTCACCCCCGACAGATCTATCATTTTGAACAAATCAGCCAGCTTGATCGCCATCAGAACATTCGACGATTCGCCAAGATTGATACCACCCGCACCGCTGATCTTAAATTCGGTGCCGTCATCCGCCGAATAAGTCAGCTGGTTGCCCGCCACAGTCGCTTCAAAATAGATGCTGTTTCCGGCCAGCCCCATGGGTGCCTCTGCCGGCAGAACGGCGTCTTTCTCTAACTTCATTTTGATGCGGCGATAGACTCCCGCCGGAACCTCTGCAACCCCAAACGATGTCGGTGCGGCAGAAAGAAGATCCACAACAAAAGGCCCGCTGAACTCGATGCTGTCTTCAGCCCCGTCGTCCTCAGCGGAACTGACTTGTTCTGTCATCTCGAGCTCCACCTCTTTCACCACCACCCAGGCCTTGGACAGGGTCACATTCGCTCCTGACGCATCCGTCATCGCTGGAGCTGGTAACGCCATGGCCGCTGGCATAAACAGATTAAGCCATGGATGCTCAATCTTGTACTTGGCAATGGTCGATGCCTGCGAAGACCCTGTCATGGTCAGAGCCGTGGAAACCGTCCCGGACGAAGCCGTCTGCTGGGAACAGCCCACCATACTCAATGCGGCAAATCCTGCTATCACTGTCTTTACTGTCTTTACTGTCTTGCTATTCATAGTCCCTCCCTGTTAAAGAATCCGACATCCTGTCTGTGATGAATCTTCGGGTTGAATCGGTATCGAACTGCAATCTGAAATCAGGATACTTTACTTATCGCCATTCTCCACAAAAAGTTCACAAGTGTGATCATTTTAATTTTCGTGTTCAGTATTTATCTAGTTAAATTGTATACTTATGATCAATAAAATAGCGTCTCATCGCGGGATCAATTGATTTTGTGATCATCTCACCCCGAGACCCGAGGCCCTCAACCAGCCCCGACTTTGCCTTTTGATGCCCTGTTTTTCTTTGTCATCGCGGCAGGGGCATTCTATATTTTCAGGGCTTCTATAATCCAATCACAAAGGACACCGACTTATGAAAAAAATCAAAGTTGCCAATCCCGTCGTTGAACTCGACGGCGATGAAATGACAAGAATCATCTGGAAATTCATCAAACAACAATTGATCCTTCCATACCTTGATATCGACATTAAGTACTATGACCTGGGCATGGAGCATCGTGATGCTACCAACGACCAAGTAACTGTTGACGCTGCGGAAGCGATCAAAAAGTACAACGTGGGTATCAAATGCGCGACGATCACTCCTGACGAAGCTCGCGTAAAAGAATTCAACCTGAAACAAATGTGGAAGTCCCCGAACGGCACTATCCGTAACATTTTGGATGGTACTGTATTCCGTGAACCCATCATCTGCAAAAACGTTCCACGTCTGGTTCCTAACTGGACAGCTCCCATCTGCATCGGTCGTCACGCTTTCGGCGACCAGTACCGTGCAACTGATTTCGTAACCAAAGGCAAAGGCAAGCTGACTGTGACTTTCCAGCCTGAGAACGGTGGAGAAACGATCACTCACGAAGTTTACAACTTCAAAGGCGATGGCGTTGCTTTGACTATGTACAACACTGACGAATCCATCACCGGTTTCGCACGTTCTTGCTTCAACCAGGCGTTGACCAAGAAATGGCCGTTGTACCTTTCCACTAAAAATACCATCCTGAAAAAATACGATGGTCGCTTCAAAGACATCTTCGAAGAGATCTATCAAAAAGAATTCAAAGCGAAGTTCGATGCTGCTGGCATCACTTACGAGCACCGCCTGATCGACGACATGGTTGCTTCCGCTTTGAAATGGAATGGTAACTTCGTATGGGCATGTAAGAACTACGACGGCGACGTTCAGTCCGATACAGTAGCTCAAGGCTTCGGTTCTTTGGGTCTGATGACTTCCGTATTGGTCACTCCAGACGGTAAGACTATGGAATCTGAAGCAGCTCACGGCACAGTGACTCGTCACTACCGTCAGCACCAGCAAGGCAAACCAACTTCCACGAACCCAATCGCTTCCATCTTTGCATGGACTCGCGGTCTTGAGCACCGTGGTAACCTGGATAACAACCAGGAGCTTGTGAAGTTCGCTCAGACTTTGGAAAAAGTCTGCGTTGAGACTGTTGAAGCTGGCTTCATGACCAAAGACCTTGCCGTTTGCATCTATGGCGACAAAGTTCCAGCTGACAAGTACATGAACACGGAGCCGTTCCTGGCGAAGTTGGATGAGAACTTGAAAAAAGCTCTTTCCATGTAATTGATTTGTCCTAAATGACAAAATGAAAGAGGAGCCCCGCAAGGCTCCTCTTTTTTTATTTCTGCAGCGTCAGTCGGCGCACTTGTTTTTGCACGCTTTCATCCACTGCCATCGGAGTCACCTCAAGATAGGCCTCTACGACTTTATCCTGAAGAACCATCAGGCGTTTCATGTTGCCGGTGTATTCAATTTCCCCGGCCGTGACTTCTTCGGC encodes:
- a CDS encoding NADP-dependent isocitrate dehydrogenase; protein product: MKKIKVANPVVELDGDEMTRIIWKFIKQQLILPYLDIDIKYYDLGMEHRDATNDQVTVDAAEAIKKYNVGIKCATITPDEARVKEFNLKQMWKSPNGTIRNILDGTVFREPIICKNVPRLVPNWTAPICIGRHAFGDQYRATDFVTKGKGKLTVTFQPENGGETITHEVYNFKGDGVALTMYNTDESITGFARSCFNQALTKKWPLYLSTKNTILKKYDGRFKDIFEEIYQKEFKAKFDAAGITYEHRLIDDMVASALKWNGNFVWACKNYDGDVQSDTVAQGFGSLGLMTSVLVTPDGKTMESEAAHGTVTRHYRQHQQGKPTSTNPIASIFAWTRGLEHRGNLDNNQELVKFAQTLEKVCVETVEAGFMTKDLAVCIYGDKVPADKYMNTEPFLAKLDENLKKALSM
- a CDS encoding DUF4382 domain-containing protein; translated protein: MNSKTVKTVKTVIAGFAALSMVGCSQQTASSGTVSTALTMTGSSQASTIAKYKIEHPWLNLFMPAAMALPAPAMTDASGANVTLSKAWVVVKEVELEMTEQVSSAEDDGAEDSIEFSGPFVVDLLSAAPTSFGVAEVPAGVYRRIKMKLEKDAVLPAEAPMGLAGNSIYFEATVAGNQLTYSADDGTEFKISGAGGINLGESSNVLMAIKLADLFKMIDLSGVTSNVNITSSNRVAGVNLCPLIDSSAQDLYTCFRKGLEAAGKLGKDDDGDCEIEEHEDEVED
- a CDS encoding TetR/AcrR family transcriptional regulator → MAKTYHHGDLKTAAIKKTVEIIQKKGEADFTLREIAQSLKVSHTAVYRHFKSKQDLLSHIAEEGFHNLNQAFSTEIAKARSPRQKLSALGRAYIEFALSHSGHYRSMFHQELRCAKDQRPELEEVGLRSFSILVECLQEGMKSQVFRKTDALIAARSVWSGIHGFSVLMIDGQFQSLQSRTSVAEAIEQHLAFLERSLLK
- a CDS encoding DUF4423 domain-containing protein — translated: MATVVKKPLIQEYHDYLEFLIDWIDYLKVREKGFSLRQVAKEAGMASGYLPMCFSRKRKLSKRSFVKLLPHLMLTPKEARYLELLQVIAESEDPKDRVKALTELQRLKDYRESHQLELEVHQYLSRWYYVAIRELVNTADFKEDPAWIQDRLRGRISQKEIEEALAFLVQFKFIEKNADGKYLVVQKQLDCHEGVFKISLGEFHRQMLDWAKVSIEEVPRADRLLLGHTTAITRDQFELVQGILKKALNDLERVENSTVQKGMEVYHIELTAFPLTQNSSVKDGSVGE